Proteins encoded together in one Candidatus Sulfotelmatobacter sp. window:
- a CDS encoding four helix bundle protein → MSYRDLVAWKKGMELVKSVYGVTDSFPQNEMYGLMSQLRRAAVSIPSNIAEGQAHYTNREFVRFLRLARGSLAEIETQLLIAQDRKYVSKARVDELLKQTDELGRVLSGLIKSMKESLGDDRQTPFRPHNLNSGLATQDSQLR, encoded by the coding sequence ATGAGTTATCGAGACTTAGTCGCGTGGAAGAAAGGGATGGAGCTCGTCAAAAGCGTTTACGGGGTCACCGACTCGTTTCCACAAAACGAGATGTATGGGTTGATGAGCCAGCTTCGACGGGCGGCAGTTTCAATTCCGAGCAACATTGCGGAAGGACAAGCTCACTACACAAATCGAGAATTTGTCCGATTCCTGCGACTCGCGCGAGGTTCGCTCGCCGAAATTGAAACTCAACTTTTGATCGCCCAAGACCGAAAGTATGTGTCGAAGGCAAGAGTGGACGAGTTGCTTAAACAGACCGACGAACTGGGAAGGGTGCTCAGCGGTTTGATCAAGTCAATGAAAGAATCGCTGGGCGACGATAGACAGACGCCCTTCCGACCGCACAATCTGAACTCGGGACTCGCGACTCAGGACTCGCAACTCCGATGA
- the nikB gene encoding nickel ABC transporter permease — translation MLTRLLQRVLYTLPVIWLVVSLVFLLIHLVPGDPIAQMLGEGAPSADIAATRHAYGLDAPLGEQYLHYWKGVLHGDLGRSIRYNQTVTKLIAQRYPYTLRLTLASLFVAIVLSIPAGVRSARRRNRWDDRLLSIVSLFGLSFPNFALGPILILLFAIKLGWLPVSGAGSFANLVLPALTMGSALAAILTRMVRTSMLEELSQDYIRTARAKGLPERTVVYRHALRNAMIPVLTVLGLQFGALLAGAIVTEKIFSWPGIGRLTVDAISARDYFLVQGCILAIGLTYVAVNFLTDVLYSVANPRIRQ, via the coding sequence ATGCTCACCCGCCTCCTCCAACGCGTCCTCTACACCCTGCCCGTAATCTGGCTCGTTGTGAGTCTCGTGTTTCTGCTCATCCACCTCGTCCCCGGAGACCCCATCGCCCAAATGCTCGGCGAAGGCGCTCCATCCGCCGACATCGCCGCAACGCGCCACGCCTACGGCCTCGATGCCCCGCTAGGCGAACAATACCTGCACTACTGGAAAGGCGTCCTGCACGGCGACCTCGGACGCTCCATCCGCTACAACCAGACCGTCACGAAGTTAATCGCCCAGCGCTATCCCTACACGCTGCGGCTCACGCTGGCGAGTCTGTTCGTCGCCATCGTTCTTTCGATCCCTGCCGGAGTTCGCTCCGCCCGCCGCCGCAATCGCTGGGACGACCGCCTGCTCTCCATCGTCAGCCTCTTCGGCCTGTCGTTCCCGAACTTCGCGCTCGGGCCGATTCTGATTCTCCTGTTCGCCATCAAGCTGGGATGGCTACCCGTCTCCGGCGCGGGATCATTCGCCAATCTCGTGCTGCCCGCCCTGACCATGGGCAGCGCGCTCGCCGCGATCCTGACCCGCATGGTGCGCACGTCAATGCTCGAAGAGTTAAGCCAGGACTACATTCGCACCGCCCGCGCCAAAGGCCTCCCCGAACGCACCGTGGTATATCGCCATGCGTTGCGCAATGCGATGATCCCAGTTTTAACGGTGCTGGGCCTGCAATTCGGAGCGTTGCTCGCCGGCGCGATCGTGACCGAAAAAATTTTCTCCTGGCCCGGCATCGGCCGCCTCACCGTCGACGCCATCTCCGCCCGCGACTATTTCCTGGTGCAAGGCTGCATTTTGGCGATCGGATTGACCTACGTCGCAGTGAACTTCCTGACGGACGTTCTGTACTCGGTGGCGAACCCGAGGATCAGACAATGA
- a CDS encoding c-type cytochrome, whose product MNRVKAPALGSQRTGWFGGRWVGGRWVGAGWVGAAILTLAIPLTVWPSSLLPALGAAVDRAGENVPPPLRIPSNIAWTRETIATASAGAALRGLFIARRCEHCHGTEGFSAESAIPNLAGMDPLVMWKQLEDFRSAKRESPVMQKIAAVLSGKDSADLAAYYSMLPTSPDPQDTRAFPQAPLRPADTGVAGGLIASGDAGRGIPPCQACHGPVGHKMGAPSLATQNADYILTQLEKFAAGTRANDIDMPMRSIASDLTEEERRALAEYYGAGLGQSPAGATVHK is encoded by the coding sequence GTGAATCGCGTTAAAGCACCTGCTCTGGGATCCCAACGCACCGGATGGTTCGGCGGGAGATGGGTCGGCGGGAGATGGGTCGGCGCCGGGTGGGTCGGGGCGGCCATTCTGACTCTGGCCATACCGCTTACAGTTTGGCCAAGTTCGCTTCTTCCTGCCCTAGGCGCGGCCGTAGATCGAGCGGGAGAAAACGTTCCCCCTCCACTTCGAATTCCTTCCAATATTGCCTGGACCAGAGAAACCATCGCCACTGCCTCCGCCGGCGCTGCTCTGCGCGGATTGTTCATTGCGCGGCGTTGCGAACATTGCCACGGGACCGAAGGCTTCAGCGCGGAATCGGCAATCCCCAATTTAGCCGGAATGGATCCCCTGGTGATGTGGAAGCAACTGGAAGATTTCCGATCCGCAAAACGCGAATCGCCGGTGATGCAGAAGATCGCTGCCGTACTCTCCGGCAAAGATTCCGCCGACCTGGCGGCGTATTACTCCATGCTTCCGACTTCCCCTGACCCGCAGGACACGAGGGCATTCCCTCAAGCCCCGCTAAGACCGGCCGATACGGGGGTAGCAGGGGGACTCATCGCCAGCGGCGACGCCGGGAGAGGGATTCCACCGTGCCAGGCCTGCCACGGCCCGGTCGGTCATAAGATGGGGGCTCCGTCCCTCGCGACGCAGAACGCCGACTACATTCTCACGCAGCTCGAGAAATTCGCGGCCGGAACTCGCGCCAATGACATTGACATGCCTATGCGCAGCATCGCATCTGACCTTACGGAGGAAGAGCGGCGCGCCTTAGCCGAATATTATGGCGCCGGTCTTGGACAATCCCCTGCGGGCGCGACTGTTCATAAATAG
- a CDS encoding DUF4097 family beta strand repeat-containing protein — MSAIVLVVLFSSTMAMASTPQGSFERTLTVSGPVDLEVLTHSGDVTVRAGGSGSVFIRGKIYVGDHWLMGSREGDVHQIEQNPPIRQEGNGIHIDYVNIRNISVDYEITVPADTVVRTRSGSGDQTIEGTRGNVDTQTGSGDVKLANLTGEIHLQTGSGNIRARQISGPVRGGTGSGDVEIEEASAGDIDLHTGSGNITARGVQGGFHGETGSGDVTAEGTQTGEWEIQTGSGNVHVRLPSNAAFDADISTSSGTVDVGEPIETTVQGRIGDSHKQIRGKVRGGGPLLRVRTGSGDIHIQ; from the coding sequence ATGTCGGCGATCGTGCTGGTCGTGCTTTTCTCCTCGACGATGGCTATGGCTTCGACACCGCAGGGCAGCTTCGAAAGAACGCTCACCGTAAGCGGCCCTGTCGATCTCGAGGTGCTCACCCACTCCGGCGACGTCACGGTTCGCGCCGGCGGCTCGGGATCGGTCTTCATCCGCGGCAAAATCTACGTTGGCGATCACTGGCTAATGGGCAGCCGCGAGGGCGACGTTCATCAGATCGAGCAGAATCCTCCCATCCGGCAGGAGGGCAATGGCATTCACATCGACTACGTCAACATACGCAACATCTCGGTCGATTACGAGATTACTGTGCCCGCCGACACTGTCGTCCGCACTCGCAGTGGCTCGGGAGATCAGACCATTGAAGGCACACGCGGCAACGTGGATACGCAAACCGGCTCGGGCGATGTGAAGCTGGCCAACCTGACCGGCGAAATTCACTTGCAGACCGGATCGGGTAACATTCGGGCCCGGCAGATTTCGGGCCCGGTACGCGGTGGCACGGGCAGCGGCGACGTTGAGATCGAGGAAGCGTCCGCGGGCGACATCGACCTGCACACCGGCTCGGGCAACATTACCGCGCGAGGCGTCCAGGGCGGCTTTCATGGCGAGACCGGAAGCGGCGACGTCACAGCTGAAGGCACGCAGACGGGCGAGTGGGAGATTCAGACTGGCTCGGGCAACGTGCATGTTCGTCTGCCCTCCAACGCAGCCTTCGATGCCGATATCTCAACCAGTTCCGGGACGGTCGACGTGGGCGAACCCATAGAGACGACTGTGCAGGGCCGCATCGGCGATTCGCACAAACAGATTCGTGGCAAAGTGCGCGGCGGCGGGCCGCTTCTGCGGGTGCGCACGGGCTCGGGAGATATTCATATTCAGTAG
- a CDS encoding ABC transporter permease — MTLSEILRQAFATFRAHKMRTFLTMFGIVWGIASVIILVGLGRGFSVDQKKHMQSLGKDLVILWGGRTSSQVGGRAAGREIHLNVGDAELIRDECYLVRNVSPELRRTIPEVSQYNLASRGVVGMWPSYQDFRSLKISEGRRITDDDEREARRVLVMGSKAYRQLFPGQPAIGATVLVQSVPYLVVGVLLEKKQNSNYSGPDNDYLFAPYSAISRDFPPPTKPGAGILRGYLDDIVFEVGDPEEHEAAVLQVRSVLARVHHFDALDKDALFIWDTMEGAKLLDKIFGVVTLFFGCVAIVTLCLGGIGVMNIMLVSVTERTREIGTRKAMGATKRDILRQFFAESAMLTVVSGVLGLSFGIGICSAMEALPLPDFVPHPIVSWISIIASILTLSLITVTAGMYPAQRAADMTPVESLRYE; from the coding sequence ATGACTCTCTCCGAAATTCTGCGCCAGGCCTTTGCCACCTTCCGGGCTCACAAGATGCGGACGTTTCTCACGATGTTCGGAATCGTGTGGGGGATCGCGTCGGTGATTATCCTGGTAGGACTGGGGCGCGGCTTCAGCGTCGACCAGAAAAAGCACATGCAGAGCCTGGGCAAGGATCTGGTCATCCTGTGGGGCGGACGCACCAGTTCGCAGGTGGGCGGGCGCGCCGCGGGCAGAGAGATTCATCTCAACGTCGGCGATGCGGAGTTGATTCGCGACGAATGTTATCTGGTCAGAAATGTCAGTCCCGAATTGCGGCGAACGATTCCTGAAGTGAGCCAATACAATCTGGCGAGTCGTGGCGTAGTCGGGATGTGGCCGTCCTATCAGGATTTCCGCTCGCTGAAGATTTCAGAAGGTCGGCGGATCACCGACGACGACGAGCGCGAGGCGCGGCGCGTGCTGGTGATGGGTTCGAAAGCCTACCGGCAACTGTTTCCGGGGCAGCCCGCAATCGGCGCGACCGTGCTGGTGCAGAGTGTTCCTTATTTAGTGGTTGGAGTTTTGCTGGAGAAAAAGCAGAACTCGAATTACAGCGGCCCCGACAACGACTACTTATTCGCGCCGTACTCGGCGATATCGCGCGACTTTCCGCCGCCGACCAAGCCCGGCGCTGGAATCTTGCGAGGCTATCTGGACGACATTGTTTTTGAAGTTGGCGATCCGGAAGAACACGAGGCGGCCGTTCTTCAGGTGCGAAGCGTTCTGGCGCGCGTGCATCACTTTGACGCTCTCGACAAAGACGCGCTGTTTATTTGGGACACCATGGAAGGCGCCAAGTTGCTGGACAAGATTTTCGGCGTGGTTACGCTCTTTTTCGGGTGCGTGGCGATTGTGACTCTGTGCCTGGGCGGCATCGGCGTGATGAACATCATGCTCGTGTCAGTCACAGAGCGCACCCGCGAGATTGGCACGCGCAAGGCCATGGGCGCGACGAAACGCGATATCTTGCGCCAATTTTTCGCCGAGTCAGCCATGCTCACGGTGGTCAGCGGCGTGCTTGGGCTCAGCTTCGGCATCGGAATCTGTTCGGCTATGGAAGCGCTGCCGCTTCCTGACTTCGTTCCGCACCCAATCGTTTCCTGGATCTCGATTATCGCTTCGATTCTGACACTTTCGTTGATTACCGTGACCGCAGGCATGTATCCCGCCCAGCGCGCCGCGGATATGACACCTGTGGAGTCACTACGCTATGAATAA
- a CDS encoding ABC transporter permease yields the protein MYFKELISQGWQSLMRDRMRSALTMLGIVWGLASVVLLLAYGQGLGGCVLHAFLNMGNNVIVIWPGQTSMQAGGQRAGKAVKYELEDVEAIRDEVPIVRAVSGEIDRDFGFKIGTRVVSIQVRGVDMPYGQMRKLDLADGRYFNESDFADHRRVVILGYAAAKKVFQGAPGVGQYVEIGGLDFEVIGTMRNKIQDSMYQGPDNDNGFIPFALMRDLKNIRDPDEIIIQPTAPELNKKALAAAREVIARRHHFDPKDDKATPEWDTIEDRAMVNAFSYGLQAVLGLIGVCTLAVGGIGVMNIMLVSVTERTREIGLRKAIGARPRHILVQFLLEALVLTFVGGMIGMAVAELLTWAIPPMPLYDEFYKTADHEGAIFLHASMGVMMISFVILSLVGIVSGFFPALKASRLNPIEALRYE from the coding sequence ATGTACTTCAAGGAACTCATTTCGCAAGGCTGGCAGTCGCTGATGCGCGATCGCATGCGGTCGGCGCTCACCATGCTGGGCATCGTGTGGGGCCTGGCGTCGGTGGTGCTGCTGCTGGCCTACGGGCAGGGGCTCGGGGGATGCGTGTTGCACGCGTTCCTCAACATGGGCAACAACGTCATCGTGATTTGGCCGGGGCAGACCAGCATGCAGGCGGGCGGACAACGCGCCGGCAAGGCGGTCAAGTACGAACTCGAGGACGTGGAAGCGATTCGCGACGAAGTGCCCATTGTGCGCGCGGTGAGCGGAGAGATCGACCGCGACTTCGGATTCAAGATTGGCACGCGCGTGGTTTCGATCCAGGTACGCGGCGTCGATATGCCGTATGGTCAGATGCGCAAGCTCGATCTGGCCGATGGCCGCTACTTTAACGAGAGCGATTTCGCCGACCATCGGCGGGTGGTGATTCTCGGCTACGCGGCCGCCAAGAAAGTGTTTCAGGGCGCGCCCGGCGTGGGCCAGTACGTTGAAATCGGCGGCCTCGATTTTGAAGTGATCGGCACCATGCGCAACAAAATTCAGGACTCGATGTATCAGGGACCGGATAACGACAACGGGTTCATCCCCTTTGCGTTGATGCGTGATTTGAAAAACATTCGCGATCCCGACGAGATCATCATTCAGCCGACCGCGCCGGAACTCAACAAGAAGGCGCTGGCCGCGGCTCGTGAAGTGATCGCGCGGCGGCACCACTTCGATCCCAAGGACGATAAGGCCACCCCGGAGTGGGACACGATTGAAGACCGCGCGATGGTCAACGCGTTCTCCTACGGGTTGCAGGCGGTGCTGGGACTGATCGGCGTGTGTACGCTGGCCGTGGGCGGCATCGGCGTGATGAACATCATGCTGGTGTCGGTGACCGAGCGCACGCGCGAAATCGGCCTGCGCAAGGCGATTGGGGCGCGCCCACGCCATATCCTGGTGCAGTTTCTGCTGGAGGCGCTGGTGCTCACATTCGTGGGCGGCATGATCGGTATGGCCGTCGCCGAACTGCTGACGTGGGCGATCCCGCCCATGCCGCTCTACGACGAGTTCTACAAAACCGCCGACCACGAAGGCGCAATCTTCCTGCACGCCTCGATGGGCGTGATGATGATTTCGTTCGTGATTCTCTCGCTGGTCGGGATCGTCTCGGGATTCTTCCCGGCGCTGAAGGCCTCGCGCCTGAATCCAATCGAGGCGCTGCGGTACGAGTAG
- a CDS encoding efflux RND transporter periplasmic adaptor subunit, whose translation MAATIRSNNLGGVVNGNGNTKKKRRRLIIWGSVGLAIVLLIAIGVFAATRGGTKIDPSKLAKVEKGDLAKSVVATGKVTPITKVEVKSKASGIVKKLLVDYGDRVKKGQLLAQLDKVEIEAQVEQSKAALEAAQANLNSSKADFERAKVDAEGPDVPLLKRAYDRATGMAKDGVVSASALDDAEKNYEMALNKQNVSKAQVTVLKAKIAQATAQVAQDQANLTQLEEQLSYTDIISPIDGIVLSRDVEMGDAVSSILVLGSSATLVMTLGDTSEVYVKGKVDESDIGKVYLGQRARIKVESFKDKTFEGKVTKISPMGVEKDNVTTFEVRVSIQNPGGELKAEMTANAEIILEEHKNVLQIPEGSILYDKDKKASVEVPDPKAKDGKDKKAVNIGISNGAKTEVLSGLKEGDQVVLQ comes from the coding sequence TTGGCAGCAACAATTCGCAGTAACAATTTAGGAGGCGTTGTGAACGGTAACGGCAATACTAAGAAGAAGCGTCGCAGACTGATTATCTGGGGTAGCGTCGGGCTGGCAATTGTCCTCCTCATCGCCATCGGAGTCTTCGCGGCGACCCGTGGCGGCACTAAGATCGATCCGTCGAAGCTCGCCAAAGTGGAAAAAGGCGACCTGGCCAAGAGCGTGGTGGCGACCGGCAAGGTCACGCCGATCACCAAGGTCGAAGTGAAGTCCAAGGCCAGCGGTATTGTGAAGAAGCTTCTGGTGGACTACGGCGACCGCGTAAAGAAAGGCCAATTGCTGGCTCAACTCGATAAGGTCGAGATTGAAGCGCAGGTGGAACAGTCCAAGGCCGCGCTGGAAGCTGCTCAGGCCAACCTAAATAGTTCGAAGGCGGACTTCGAACGCGCCAAAGTCGATGCCGAAGGCCCCGACGTTCCGCTGCTGAAACGCGCCTACGACCGCGCGACCGGCATGGCGAAGGACGGTGTGGTTTCGGCTTCGGCGCTCGACGACGCGGAGAAGAATTACGAGATGGCGCTGAACAAGCAGAACGTCTCGAAGGCGCAGGTGACTGTGCTGAAGGCGAAGATTGCGCAGGCCACAGCGCAGGTCGCGCAGGACCAGGCAAACCTCACCCAGCTTGAGGAGCAACTCAGCTACACCGACATCATTTCGCCGATCGATGGCATCGTGCTCTCGCGCGACGTGGAAATGGGCGACGCGGTCAGCTCGATCCTGGTGCTGGGTTCTTCGGCGACGCTGGTCATGACGCTGGGCGATACCAGCGAAGTCTATGTGAAGGGCAAGGTTGACGAGAGCGACATCGGGAAGGTCTATCTGGGCCAGCGGGCGCGCATCAAGGTGGAATCCTTTAAGGACAAGACCTTCGAGGGCAAAGTAACGAAAATTTCTCCCATGGGTGTGGAGAAAGACAATGTCACGACATTCGAAGTGCGCGTGTCGATTCAGAATCCTGGCGGCGAGCTCAAAGCCGAGATGACCGCCAACGCCGAAATCATTCTCGAAGAACACAAGAACGTGCTGCAAATTCCTGAAGGCTCCATCCTCTACGATAAAGACAAGAAGGCGTCGGTTGAAGTGCCAGACCCGAAAGCCAAGGACGGGAAGGATAAAAAGGCGGTCAACATTGGGATCTCCAACGGCGCGAAGACCGAAGTGCTGAGCGGGCTGAAGGAAGGCGATCAGGTGGTGTTGCAGTAA
- a CDS encoding hemolysin family protein, which translates to MIAFVLLRVFLILLLVAANAFFAAAEFSLVSVRDTRIQQLIAQGRIGARIVQRLHAHLDEVVNGVQLGITMVSLTLGWIGEPMVARLVEGMRFVHEVPHAAVYAHAIAIGIAFTLITYMHVILGELVPKTLALQRAEQVALAVGAPMEAFLAIASPILFFMRRSGGLVLRLFGAQQARRGGAVHSPDELKLIVTASRQFGQIPEFQEEMIHSAIELDSITVREVMVARPDIFSIPSDLILDEALARVVEGQHSRIPVYDPQRGPEHIVGVLYYKDLMRWMRLRLSNLGQSTSTRISRMQISQIMHDVLVVPETKVLAELLAEFKERRRHLAVVVDEFGSTAGVITVEDILEQLVGNIEDEFDVSPREPAFEDESVMVLEGSVNIRDLEAQYGLTLPRDAGFETLAGFILARLQKIPALHDSFEYDGRRYTVEELDGHRIARVRIEKTAKVEDEAEAEAARG; encoded by the coding sequence ATGATCGCCTTTGTGCTGCTCCGGGTCTTTCTGATCCTTCTCCTGGTGGCAGCCAACGCCTTCTTCGCGGCAGCAGAATTTTCCCTGGTCAGCGTACGCGATACTCGCATCCAGCAGCTCATCGCCCAGGGACGCATTGGTGCGCGCATCGTGCAGCGCCTGCATGCCCACCTCGACGAAGTTGTCAACGGGGTTCAGCTCGGCATCACCATGGTCAGCCTCACTCTGGGTTGGATCGGCGAACCCATGGTCGCCCGCCTCGTCGAAGGCATGCGATTTGTCCATGAAGTTCCGCACGCCGCTGTCTACGCTCATGCTATCGCCATCGGCATCGCCTTTACCCTGATCACCTACATGCACGTGATCCTCGGCGAACTGGTGCCGAAGACGCTGGCTTTGCAGAGGGCCGAGCAGGTCGCCCTTGCCGTCGGCGCGCCGATGGAGGCTTTCCTTGCCATTGCCAGCCCCATCCTCTTCTTTATGCGTCGATCCGGCGGCCTCGTTTTGCGTTTGTTCGGAGCCCAGCAGGCGCGCCGCGGCGGCGCGGTGCACTCGCCCGACGAACTCAAGCTCATCGTGACCGCCAGCCGGCAGTTTGGCCAGATCCCCGAATTCCAGGAAGAGATGATTCACAGCGCCATTGAACTCGACAGCATTACCGTGCGCGAGGTCATGGTCGCCCGCCCCGATATTTTTTCCATTCCCTCAGACCTGATACTCGACGAAGCGCTGGCCCGCGTCGTCGAGGGCCAGCACTCCCGCATCCCGGTCTACGATCCACAGCGCGGGCCCGAACACATTGTCGGCGTCCTTTATTACAAAGATCTGATGCGCTGGATGCGCCTGCGCCTCAGCAATCTCGGCCAATCCACCTCGACGCGCATCTCGCGTATGCAGATCAGCCAGATCATGCACGACGTGCTGGTTGTGCCCGAAACGAAAGTCTTGGCCGAATTGCTGGCCGAGTTCAAAGAACGCCGCCGCCACCTCGCCGTGGTAGTCGACGAATTCGGCTCGACCGCCGGCGTGATTACAGTCGAGGACATCCTCGAACAACTGGTCGGCAATATCGAAGACGAATTCGACGTTTCTCCGCGCGAGCCCGCGTTCGAAGATGAGTCGGTGATGGTGCTCGAAGGCTCAGTCAACATTCGCGACCTCGAAGCCCAGTACGGCCTGACCCTGCCGCGGGACGCCGGTTTTGAAACCTTAGCCGGATTCATCCTCGCCCGCCTGCAAAAGATTCCGGCCCTGCACGATTCCTTCGAATACGATGGCCGCCGCTACACCGTCGAAGAATTAGACGGCCACCGTATCGCCAGAGTAAGAATCGAGAAAACCGCCAAAGTCGAAGACGAAGCCGAAGCCGAGGCCGCAAGGGGGTAG